The Larus michahellis chromosome 12, bLarMic1.1, whole genome shotgun sequence genome contains a region encoding:
- the PFDN4 gene encoding prefoldin subunit 4, which translates to MAATMKKAAAEDVNVTFEDQQKINKFARNTSRITELKEEIEVKKKQLQNLEDACDDIMMLDDSDSLMIPYQIGDVFISHSQEETQEMLEEAKKSLQEEIEALESRVESIQRVLSDLKVQLYAKFGNNINLEAEDS; encoded by the exons ATGGCCGCTACCATGAAGAAAGCG GCTGCAGAAGATGTCAATGTTACTTTTGAAGATCAACAGAAAATTAACAAGTTTGCAAGAAATACTAGCAGGATCacagagctgaaggaagaaatagAAGTGAAAAAG AAACAGCTTCAGAATTTGGAAGATGCTTGTGATGACATCATGATGCTTGATGATAGCGATTCACTTATGATACCCTACCAAATTGGCGATGTCTTCATTAGTCATTCCCAAGAAGAGACACAAGAGATGCTGGAGGAGGCAAAG aaaagtttacAAGAAGAAATTGAAGCATTAGAATCCCGAGTGGAATCAATTCAGAGGGTGTTATCTGACCTGAAAGTTCAGCTCTATGCAAAGTTTGGAAATAACATAAATCTTGAGGCTGAGGACAGTTAA
- the CYP24A1 gene encoding 1,25-dihydroxyvitamin D(3) 24-hydroxylase, mitochondrial, whose translation MGGCSIFLRHPALTCGRAVMGPAGRAAPAPRSLASSLSAPRPAATPAPRGRGHPLAALPGPPSWPLMGSLPDVLWKGGLKRQHETLAEYHRRFGKIFRMKLGAFDSVHIAAPCLLEALYRRESACPQRLEIKPWKAYRDYRDEGYGLLILEGKDWQRVRSAFQKKLMKPREVMKLDTTINEVLEDFMHRIDDVCDHNGQMEDVYSEFNKWSFESICLVLYGKRFGLLQQDVEEESLNFIKAVKTMMATFGMMMVTPVELHKGLNTKVWQAHTKAWDDIFKTAKHSIDCRLEKHSANPQEDFLCDIYSGGQLSKKELYAAIAELQIAGVETTANSLLWALYNISRNPHVQQKLFQEIQSVLAANESPSAENLKHMPYLKACLKESMRLTPSVPFTTRTIHTEMVLGDYVLPKGTVLMINSHALGCNEEYFNGWTQFNPERWFQKNSINPFSHVPFGIGKRMCIGRRVAELQLHLALCWLIRKYRIVATDNKPVETLHSGILIPNRELPIAFHRR comes from the exons ATGGGAGGCTGCAGCATCTTCCTCCGGCACCCCGCCCTCACCTGCGGCCGCGCCGTGATGGGCCCCGCCGgccgcgcagcccccgcgccgCGCTCGCTCGCCTCCTCCCTCAGCGCCCCGCGGCCGGCGGCCAcccccgctccccggggccgcGGGCACCCCCTGGCCGCCCTGCCCGGGCCCCCCAGCTGGCCGCTGATGGGCAGCCTGCCCGACGTCCTCTGGAAGGGGGGGCTCAAGCGGCAGCATGAGACGCTG GCTGAGTACCACAGGAGGTTTGGCAAGATTTTCCGCATGAAGCTGGGGGCTTTCGACTCGGTGCACATCGCAGCCCCCTGCCTCCTGGAAGCCCTGTACCGCCGGGAGAGCGCCTGTCCCCAGCGCCTGGAGATCAAGCCCTGGAAAGCCTATCGGGACTATCGCGACGAGGGCTACGGGCTGCTGATCCT GGAAGGAAAGGACTGGCAGAGGGTAAGAAGTgcctttcaaaagaaattaatgaaaccCAGGGAAGTTATGAAACTGGATACCACAATCAATGAG GTCCTGGAGGACTTCATGCACAGAATAGATGATGTTTGTGACCACAATGGACAAATGGAAGATGTTTATTCAGAATTCAACAAATGGTCATTTGAAA GTATCTGCCTGGTGCTGTATGGAAAGAGGTTTGGACTCCTACAGCAGGATGTAGAAGAAGAAAGTTTGAACTTCATCAAGGCTGTAAAAACG ATGATGGCTACTTTTGGAATGATGATGGTGACCCCCGTGGAACTTCACAAGGGTCTGAACACAAAAGTTTGGCAAGCTCATACTAAAGCATGGGATGATATATTTAAAACAG ccAAGCACTCAATTGACTGTCGACTGGAAAAACACTCCGCAAACCCTCAGGAGGATTTCCTGTGTGACATCTATTCTGGAGGACAACTTTCCAAGAAGGAGCTGTACGCTGCCATCGCAGAGCTCCAGATTGCCGGAGTTGAAACG acGGCCAATAGTTTACTGTGGGCTTTGTATAACATTTCACGCAATCCCCATGTTCAGCAGAAGCTTTTCCAGGAAATACAAAGTGTTTTGGCTGCTAATGAGAGCCCAAGTGCTGAGAACTTGAAGCACATGCCTTACCTAAAAGCATGCCTGAAAGAATCCATGAG ATTAACACCATCGGTGCCATTTACCACTCGCACCATCCACACAGAAATGGTTCTGGGAGATTATGTACTGCCCAAAGGG ACCGTGCTAATGATAAATAGCCATGCCCTGGGTTGCAATGAAGAGTACTTTAATGGCTGGACTCAGTTTAACCCGGAGCGCTGGTTTCAGAAGAACTCAATCAATCCTTTTTCTCATGTTCCGTTTGGCATTGGGAAGAGGATGTGCATCGGGCGCCGCGTAGCAGAGCTACAGCTTCACTTGGCCCTTTGCTGG CTCATTCGCAAATACCGAATTGTAGCAACTGACAACAAACCAGTAGAAACACTCCATTCGGGAATACTGATTCCCAACCGGGAGCTTCCCATTGCATTTCACAGACGATAA